The following coding sequences are from one Leptospira ellinghausenii window:
- a CDS encoding LIC_11366 family protein, protein MSRCIVILSFPVFLISFLTSGDLTAEPSGIEVGMRYGAGERIPGRFDGDLRQFSSTFNPLVFSDVNLKGGKTTNLYEGFVRFLLDSRNRVGFYVGRNDWQNLQLTEVTSDLYYTKLNSEIYSYHVLGMYHFSMPIFRNWEWENGVGMGFTSADWNIRGYSIGEPLPNTQYFNQRGRLRGSGLVYRAETAINHRLYENTFFQIGIGYHHIAIDKFSGNYNGETSSFYIRADGRVGVIDDTRIIDATVSTAQTFRRLDMNTGAWTLYFSAFQRFLD, encoded by the coding sequence ATGTCAAGATGTATTGTAATCCTTTCGTTTCCTGTTTTTCTAATTTCCTTTCTGACAAGTGGGGACCTTACAGCAGAACCTTCTGGAATTGAAGTGGGGATGCGATATGGTGCTGGAGAAAGAATCCCAGGAAGGTTTGATGGTGACTTAAGGCAATTTTCTTCCACGTTTAACCCTCTCGTTTTTTCTGATGTAAATCTCAAAGGAGGGAAAACAACCAATCTGTATGAAGGATTTGTACGATTTTTATTAGATTCGAGAAATCGAGTTGGCTTTTATGTCGGCAGGAATGATTGGCAAAATCTGCAACTAACTGAAGTTACAAGCGATTTATACTACACAAAATTGAACTCCGAAATTTATTCTTATCATGTCCTTGGAATGTATCATTTTTCGATGCCAATCTTTCGAAATTGGGAATGGGAAAATGGAGTGGGAATGGGTTTTACTTCTGCTGATTGGAATATTCGTGGGTATTCCATCGGAGAACCACTACCCAATACTCAGTATTTCAACCAAAGAGGTAGGCTTAGAGGCAGCGGACTTGTTTATCGAGCTGAAACTGCCATCAATCACAGGTTATACGAAAATACTTTTTTCCAAATTGGAATTGGATACCATCACATCGCAATTGATAAATTTAGCGGGAATTATAACGGAGAAACATCAAGTTTTTACATTCGGGCGGATGGTCGAGTGGGTGTCATTGATGATACAAGGATCATCGATGCGACTGTGAGCACTGCACAAACATTTCGGAGGTTAGATATGAACACAGGTGCATGGACATTGTATTTTTCAGCCTTCCAAAGGTTTTTGGATTGA
- the asd gene encoding archaetidylserine decarboxylase (Phosphatidylserine decarboxylase is synthesized as a single chain precursor. Generation of the pyruvoyl active site from a Ser is coupled to cleavage of a Gly-Ser bond between the larger (beta) and smaller (alpha chains). It is an integral membrane protein.) — METLFQNGSKFNLILGSDILSPYFYLILLASVYLSFRLGFPQIRFLFLSLKILTGNMDFKGSKGQLVHSQAFFAGIGSSLLAGSVIGTALAIAYGGIGVLFWIWVMSLFVMPIRFVSSTLAVKFRNQLPSGRYLSGPMYFIEKALRAKWLAVAFSLASLVTVLVFGGIFPFVGLTYLTKEGLSLSGLSGPISLSVILLFIVIGGVRRVGKAASVLAPIGILLFLFGYISLFSNGMISFIGFLSDVTKEAFSIKALQGGGAFGVLRALSVSLSTFFLSTETAVGKSSGIAGVVRTDYAAKQGLVSMLASFFEGFIMATMVGYVLYSYGAVNLETILIFPSRILEQKDSIPVILFVVSFLCFGVLSLAGWFYSGEQNAFYVFGEKFANFFRMLFIGSTLGFAYLYVKYGVDVLSFVMHWGYVAAVITSVPLLVSLMLLGKSANLELKKYLSESGARYEIFKDIYLLFLTLLPKNLISKIFGYFSTLKLPRFMMIPILKAFAKAYKINLSEAELEIKEYASLNQFFTRALRAEARIIDSAPNAVVSPTDSKITSFGNINQSTIIQAKGIDYSVKELLGSEKFYPHFTNGKYITFYLSPQDYHRIHSPFAGQILGYYYEPGKLFPVNDLAVLNIRGLFPKNERLITFLQTEYGKIAVIKVGASNVGKIRVTYDNKIVTNNWIRFAKEHHYKDVSIMIEKGSEMGRFEMGSTVILVFENDTIDLTNIQLGDKIQYGTTVGHFKSKKTSLPVKF, encoded by the coding sequence ATGGAAACACTCTTTCAAAACGGATCTAAGTTTAATCTCATTTTAGGATCAGACATCCTAAGCCCATATTTTTACCTCATCCTCCTCGCCTCAGTTTACTTAAGCTTTCGATTGGGATTTCCTCAGATCCGATTCCTCTTTTTGTCCCTCAAAATTCTAACTGGAAACATGGATTTTAAAGGGTCCAAAGGGCAACTTGTTCATTCCCAAGCTTTTTTTGCAGGGATAGGTTCCTCGTTACTTGCAGGTTCGGTCATCGGGACTGCTCTAGCCATCGCCTACGGTGGGATTGGTGTTCTTTTTTGGATTTGGGTCATGAGCCTTTTTGTGATGCCCATACGGTTTGTTTCTTCCACCTTAGCAGTCAAATTTCGTAACCAACTTCCAAGTGGCCGTTACCTTTCTGGTCCCATGTACTTCATCGAAAAAGCACTTCGTGCGAAGTGGCTTGCAGTTGCATTTTCCTTGGCAAGTCTTGTGACAGTTCTTGTGTTTGGTGGTATATTCCCTTTTGTTGGACTTACTTACTTAACAAAAGAAGGCCTTAGTTTATCAGGATTGTCTGGCCCCATTTCTCTTTCTGTCATTTTATTATTCATTGTCATTGGTGGCGTTAGGCGAGTCGGAAAAGCAGCAAGTGTCCTTGCACCAATTGGAATTTTGTTATTTTTATTCGGCTACATTTCCCTTTTTTCCAATGGGATGATTTCCTTTATTGGATTTTTGTCAGATGTAACAAAGGAAGCATTTTCAATTAAAGCCTTACAGGGTGGAGGAGCATTTGGAGTATTAAGAGCTCTTTCTGTTTCCTTAAGTACTTTCTTTTTATCAACAGAAACTGCTGTTGGAAAGTCATCGGGGATTGCCGGTGTTGTGAGAACTGACTACGCCGCAAAACAAGGATTAGTGAGCATGCTAGCATCCTTCTTTGAAGGGTTTATTATGGCGACTATGGTTGGGTATGTTTTATACTCTTATGGGGCAGTAAACCTCGAAACCATTTTAATTTTCCCTAGTCGAATTCTGGAACAAAAGGATTCCATTCCTGTCATCTTGTTTGTTGTGTCCTTTTTATGTTTTGGGGTTTTGAGTTTGGCTGGTTGGTTTTACAGTGGTGAACAGAACGCCTTTTATGTGTTTGGTGAAAAATTTGCTAACTTTTTTAGGATGTTATTCATTGGGTCAACACTTGGTTTTGCTTATTTATATGTAAAGTATGGCGTTGATGTTTTAAGTTTTGTGATGCATTGGGGGTATGTGGCAGCTGTCATCACAAGTGTTCCACTGCTAGTGTCTCTCATGTTACTTGGCAAATCTGCTAATCTGGAACTTAAAAAATACCTCTCTGAATCAGGGGCGAGGTATGAAATTTTCAAAGATATTTATTTACTCTTTTTAACCTTACTTCCTAAAAACCTAATCTCCAAAATTTTTGGTTATTTTTCGACTCTCAAACTGCCAAGGTTTATGATGATTCCGATCCTAAAGGCATTTGCAAAGGCCTATAAGATCAATTTAAGTGAAGCGGAACTTGAAATCAAAGAGTATGCTTCTCTCAATCAGTTTTTCACTCGTGCCCTACGTGCCGAAGCCCGTATCATTGACTCTGCTCCCAATGCAGTTGTTTCCCCAACGGATTCTAAGATCACAAGTTTCGGAAATATCAACCAATCTACCATCATCCAAGCAAAAGGAATTGATTATTCCGTAAAAGAGTTGTTAGGTTCAGAGAAATTTTACCCACATTTTACGAACGGTAAATACATTACCTTTTATCTTTCCCCACAAGATTACCATAGGATCCACAGCCCATTTGCGGGGCAAATTTTAGGATACTATTATGAACCAGGAAAGTTATTCCCTGTAAACGACTTAGCGGTTCTCAATATCCGAGGTCTTTTCCCAAAAAACGAGAGACTCATCACCTTCTTACAAACTGAATATGGGAAAATTGCAGTGATCAAAGTAGGGGCATCCAATGTGGGGAAAATCCGAGTCACTTACGACAATAAAATTGTGACCAATAATTGGATTCGTTTTGCCAAAGAACACCACTACAAAGACGTCTCTATCATGATTGAGAAAGGTTCCGAGATGGGTCGTTTTGAAATGGGTTCCACTGTGATCTTAGTGTTTGAAAACGACACGATTGATTTGACAAACATCCAACTCGGAGATAAAATCCAATACGGAACCACTGTCGGACATTTTAAATCCAAAAAAACAAGCCTACCGGTTAAATTCTAA
- a CDS encoding TIGR04282 family arsenosugar biosynthesis glycosyltransferase, which produces MAKTLGDKTTLDIYKKLLHITEDITSKLNISKTVYWDQILNQTNLYFKNGYTFKEQSQGDLGKKMKDAFREEFDESFNKILIIGTDCPYLTERIFEDAYHALENSDIVIGPAKDGGYYLLGMKDFKASLFEGIPWSTELVFNLTIEKIKELNLTFSVLPELNDIDTEKDWLEWEEKINQ; this is translated from the coding sequence TTGGCTAAGACACTCGGAGATAAAACTACCTTAGATATTTATAAGAAGTTATTACACATCACAGAGGACATTACTTCGAAACTAAACATTTCGAAGACTGTTTATTGGGACCAAATTCTAAATCAAACAAATTTATATTTTAAAAATGGGTATACTTTCAAAGAACAATCCCAAGGTGACCTGGGCAAAAAAATGAAAGATGCCTTTCGGGAAGAATTTGATGAGTCTTTTAATAAAATTTTGATCATTGGAACAGATTGCCCCTATTTAACTGAACGAATTTTTGAAGATGCATATCATGCATTAGAAAATTCGGATATTGTCATTGGTCCAGCAAAAGATGGAGGTTATTATTTATTGGGCATGAAAGATTTTAAAGCTTCTTTGTTTGAAGGAATTCCGTGGAGCACGGAATTAGTGTTCAATTTGACTATCGAAAAAATAAAGGAACTTAATCTAACATTCTCTGTTTTACCAGAATTAAATGATATCGATACAGAGAAAGATTGGTTAGAATGGGAAGAGAAAATTAACCAATAG
- a CDS encoding DUF971 domain-containing protein yields MNSQLATFPKEISFDDDYLYIEWKDGHGSKYSLLDLRKKCPCATCRGGHGGKVGQATGHIDSIKLISWTKVGRYAISIVWSDYHNTGIYSYDHLRAYAEGNSGAFD; encoded by the coding sequence ATGAATTCACAACTTGCTACCTTCCCAAAAGAAATTTCTTTCGATGACGACTACCTCTATATCGAGTGGAAAGACGGGCATGGAAGCAAATACTCGTTGTTAGACCTACGTAAAAAATGCCCCTGTGCGACTTGCCGTGGTGGTCATGGTGGGAAAGTGGGGCAAGCAACTGGCCATATAGACTCCATCAAACTCATCTCTTGGACCAAAGTAGGTCGGTATGCGATTTCCATCGTATGGAGTGACTACCACAACACGGGAATTTATTCCTATGACCATTTACGAGCCTACGCTGAGGGAAATTCCGGCGCCTTTGACTGA
- a CDS encoding OmpA family protein yields the protein MHLYKTNKVLVCILLTYTVQYLSLPFPDLLAEEGVIFENPYKKTEKQTDVTQFTIYFSKKSNLIPKQDQVRLQSVADFLYRNRNYEVMISAHAVEGKTNKENVLISEKRSLEVERFLLIHSVEPNQIRRLFFGNSKSPNQTKEHEALNRRVEILLKPIG from the coding sequence ATGCATCTTTATAAAACCAACAAAGTACTAGTTTGCATTTTGTTAACTTACACTGTTCAATACTTATCTTTGCCATTTCCAGATTTGTTAGCTGAAGAAGGTGTCATTTTCGAAAATCCATATAAAAAAACTGAAAAACAAACAGACGTTACTCAATTCACAATTTATTTTTCAAAAAAATCCAATCTGATTCCCAAACAAGACCAAGTTAGACTACAATCAGTTGCAGATTTTTTATACCGAAATCGAAACTATGAGGTTATGATCAGTGCCCATGCAGTGGAAGGAAAAACAAACAAAGAGAATGTATTGATCAGCGAAAAACGATCATTAGAAGTGGAACGTTTTTTACTCATCCACTCAGTAGAACCTAACCAAATTAGACGACTTTTCTTTGGAAATTCAAAATCTCCAAACCAAACAAAAGAACATGAAGCTCTGAATCGAAGAGTTGAAATTTTACTCAAACCTATTGGTTAA
- the lpxD gene encoding UDP-3-O-(3-hydroxymyristoyl)glucosamine N-acyltransferase gives MKLKELAERLNAKFTGNGELEVNGIKDLEHHTEVDPNSIYYVASKKYLNKHQKATDVKIALTIDSLASSFPNSIIVPEEGSKVKFIQVISLFEKKPSIQSSVSLKASIHPTAKIGENVTIMDFVVIQENVVVGDNVVLYPNVVLEPNVEVGDDTVIKSGVVIYYNCKVGKRNLIHSNTVIGADGFGFYDYAGVRYKVPQIGNVIIGDDVEMGAHCTVDRAALESTTIGNFTKFDDHVHVGHNCRVGNYVYIAGATVLAGSVTIEDGCFLAGQSAVAEHLTMKKGSILLGLSGLTEDSKEKTAYFGIPARPALEMHRIHSSLPLLPELVKDHAKRKNSEK, from the coding sequence ATGAAACTGAAAGAGTTAGCAGAACGTTTAAATGCAAAGTTCACTGGTAATGGTGAATTGGAAGTGAATGGCATAAAAGATTTAGAACATCATACAGAAGTTGATCCGAATAGCATCTATTATGTGGCTTCAAAAAAGTATTTAAATAAACATCAAAAAGCAACAGATGTTAAAATTGCTCTGACTATTGATTCATTAGCATCTTCCTTTCCCAACTCTATTATTGTTCCTGAAGAAGGTTCCAAGGTAAAATTCATTCAAGTCATTTCCTTATTTGAGAAGAAGCCAAGTATTCAATCTTCTGTTTCACTAAAAGCAAGTATCCATCCAACTGCTAAGATTGGTGAAAATGTGACGATCATGGATTTTGTCGTTATCCAAGAGAATGTTGTTGTCGGTGATAATGTGGTATTGTATCCGAATGTTGTTCTGGAACCAAATGTAGAAGTTGGAGATGATACAGTAATCAAGTCTGGTGTTGTCATTTATTATAATTGCAAGGTAGGAAAAAGAAATTTAATCCATTCAAATACTGTGATTGGCGCCGATGGATTTGGATTTTATGATTATGCGGGAGTTCGTTACAAAGTTCCTCAAATTGGAAATGTGATTATAGGTGATGATGTGGAAATGGGTGCACATTGTACGGTAGATAGGGCTGCCTTAGAATCTACAACCATTGGTAATTTCACAAAATTTGATGATCATGTTCACGTTGGTCATAATTGCCGAGTGGGTAATTACGTTTATATCGCAGGTGCAACGGTACTTGCTGGATCTGTTACCATCGAAGATGGATGTTTTTTGGCAGGGCAATCTGCTGTCGCAGAACATCTAACGATGAAAAAGGGTTCTATTCTTTTAGGTTTATCTGGACTAACGGAAGACTCAAAGGAAAAAACCGCATATTTCGGTATCCCAGCAAGGCCTGCTCTTGAAATGCATCGGATCCATTCTTCCTTGCCTTTATTGCCAGAACTTGTAAAAGACCATGCAAAAAGAAAAAACTCTGAAAAGTAA
- a CDS encoding DUF4395 domain-containing protein, whose product MKLGFYPDVVNENVTRIVASTVVVFGVVAIIFPNLVVLGLLLLGFLLRLSYGPKWEPFAFFTSRYLVPWLGISFVPSAGPPKRFAQLIGFSFSLTAIILFLNGLFLSYQIVLATLVFFASLESFLGWCAGCFMFGLLMKVGVIPEEVCERCNNLNFNK is encoded by the coding sequence ATGAAACTCGGGTTTTATCCAGATGTCGTCAATGAAAATGTCACAAGGATTGTCGCATCAACAGTTGTTGTTTTTGGTGTCGTTGCCATCATATTTCCGAATCTCGTTGTGTTAGGTTTACTTCTGTTGGGGTTTTTACTCCGGTTGAGTTATGGGCCAAAATGGGAACCATTTGCTTTTTTTACATCTCGGTATTTAGTTCCTTGGCTCGGGATCTCTTTTGTTCCAAGCGCTGGACCACCAAAACGTTTTGCCCAACTTATCGGGTTTTCATTTAGTCTAACAGCAATTATATTGTTTTTGAATGGTCTTTTTTTATCTTACCAAATTGTCCTCGCAACCCTTGTGTTTTTTGCATCTCTTGAATCATTCTTAGGATGGTGTGCAGGTTGTTTTATGTTTGGATTACTGATGAAAGTGGGAGTCATCCCAGAAGAAGTTTGTGAACGTTGCAACAATCTAAATTTTAATAAATAG
- a CDS encoding glycosyltransferase family 2 protein, protein MKNVEENNILCIIPARDEEESIEKALSGLIQNSGLSTKNFIVVNNASKDETFSIVNRMGIKVLDCPQIGYGNACLLALDWIQKNNYQPEYILFCDADGSDDPKDIQRLIYTIGETNSDLVIGSRTLGNAEEGSLSPIQIFGNALTCFLIRIFFGRHYTDMGPLRIIRYQSLSLLGMKDTTWGWNIEMHIKALQKNMKVIEIPVQYRKRIAGVSKISGTLSMSLRVGCKILYTFFKLLIFGK, encoded by the coding sequence ATGAAAAACGTAGAGGAGAATAATATTCTTTGTATCATTCCTGCTAGGGATGAAGAAGAAAGTATTGAAAAGGCATTAAGTGGTCTAATTCAAAATTCAGGATTATCAACTAAAAATTTTATTGTCGTAAATAATGCCTCAAAAGACGAAACATTCTCCATTGTCAATCGAATGGGGATCAAAGTATTGGACTGTCCTCAAATAGGTTATGGGAATGCGTGCCTTCTTGCTTTGGATTGGATCCAAAAAAATAATTACCAGCCAGAATATATTCTTTTTTGTGATGCAGATGGATCAGATGATCCAAAAGATATTCAAAGACTCATCTATACTATAGGCGAAACAAATTCTGATTTAGTCATTGGTTCTAGGACATTAGGAAATGCGGAAGAAGGATCACTTTCTCCCATTCAAATTTTTGGTAATGCCTTAACATGTTTTCTCATTCGAATATTCTTTGGGAGACATTACACAGATATGGGGCCATTGAGAATCATCAGATACCAATCCTTATCTCTACTTGGTATGAAAGATACAACATGGGGATGGAACATTGAAATGCATATCAAAGCATTACAAAAAAATATGAAGGTGATTGAAATTCCTGTTCAATACCGAAAAAGGATAGCTGGAGTTTCCAAAATATCAGGGACTCTCTCTATGTCACTTCGAGTTGGGTGTAAAATTCTTTATACATTTTTTAAATTACTTATTTTTGGTAAGTGA
- a CDS encoding multiheme c-type cytochrome: MKQFFILFLLISVTIVTGYYLYENRREVPIEEVFPGKSWAKPIPSLPDLKGVGAPTAKNCGNCHTEIYEEWKLSTHANALSDVQFQSELAKSSSPKWICLNCHIPVQNQREMVTTALRGGNYFDPIEVPNPNFNPEMKEEAITCATCHVRVDKESHQSYVIGGSGGTSPPHPVQINREFLKNRCNDCHNETYTLNESLVCSFQTGTELKSTNTDKSCVSCHLPEVKRSFVKSSLHRPVRVAHKHGFIGGGVPKRFDLYKDQIRLGYKPGLVLSDFKWENEKILLQLQNQNANHHVTSGDPERFYRFVIEGIDQYGNVIYRNESKVGQEWEWSPKAKKISDLRIPNGETFKWELPSIPKSNLITKFRFQAIHVRLKDITSDYMIQSSNAVPETYRNKVKQIKEIYPHSSIVIESIYDVKSKSRKDTPLESLFKRNEKRRGE; this comes from the coding sequence TTGAAACAGTTTTTTATTCTATTCTTACTTATTTCTGTAACTATTGTTACTGGTTACTATCTATATGAAAATCGAAGGGAAGTCCCGATTGAAGAAGTGTTTCCTGGGAAAAGTTGGGCAAAACCGATTCCTTCTCTTCCCGATCTAAAAGGAGTAGGTGCACCTACAGCAAAAAACTGTGGCAATTGCCATACGGAAATTTATGAAGAGTGGAAACTTTCCACACATGCAAATGCTCTGAGTGATGTTCAATTTCAATCTGAATTAGCAAAATCTAGTTCACCCAAATGGATTTGTCTTAATTGTCATATACCAGTCCAAAACCAAAGAGAAATGGTTACCACTGCTTTACGTGGAGGAAATTATTTCGATCCAATTGAAGTCCCTAATCCTAATTTTAATCCTGAGATGAAGGAAGAAGCCATTACGTGTGCAACATGCCATGTTCGGGTTGATAAAGAATCACATCAAAGTTATGTGATTGGGGGATCAGGTGGTACATCTCCTCCCCATCCAGTTCAAATCAATCGTGAGTTTTTGAAAAATAGATGTAATGATTGCCATAATGAAACATACACACTTAACGAAAGTTTGGTTTGTTCCTTTCAAACAGGAACAGAATTAAAAAGTACAAATACAGACAAATCTTGTGTTTCTTGCCACCTACCAGAGGTGAAACGATCGTTCGTAAAATCTTCTCTTCATCGTCCCGTGCGAGTGGCCCACAAGCATGGTTTTATTGGCGGGGGAGTTCCCAAACGATTTGATTTATACAAAGACCAAATTCGGCTGGGATACAAACCAGGACTTGTCCTTTCTGATTTTAAATGGGAAAATGAAAAAATTCTATTACAATTGCAAAATCAAAATGCAAACCATCATGTTACCTCCGGTGATCCCGAAAGGTTCTATCGTTTTGTGATAGAAGGAATCGATCAGTATGGAAATGTAATTTACAGGAACGAATCGAAAGTTGGCCAAGAATGGGAATGGTCACCCAAAGCAAAAAAAATTAGTGATTTACGTATCCCAAATGGTGAGACATTTAAATGGGAATTGCCTTCTATTCCAAAATCCAATTTAATCACCAAGTTTCGGTTCCAAGCAATCCATGTTCGTCTGAAAGATATCACTTCAGATTATATGATTCAATCGTCTAACGCTGTCCCAGAAACTTATAGAAATAAAGTAAAACAGATTAAGGAGATTTACCCTCACAGTTCCATTGTGATCGAAAGTATTTATGATGTAAAAAGTAAATCGAGGAAAGATACTCCTTTGGAAAGTTTATTCAAACGAAATGAAAAACGTAGAGGAGAATAA
- a CDS encoding arsenate reductase family protein: MNLQIFGTKKCKDSKKAQLFFQERRIPFQFINLQEKEMSKGELRSILGSVSLDDLIDTESKVYEDKNLKYMLYDKEEALLTNPLLFKTPIVRDGKKATIGFVPEIWKQWLSESKK; this comes from the coding sequence ATGAACCTCCAGATCTTCGGCACAAAAAAATGCAAAGATTCTAAAAAGGCACAACTCTTCTTTCAGGAGAGACGTATTCCTTTTCAATTTATCAACTTACAAGAAAAAGAAATGAGCAAAGGGGAACTCAGATCCATACTTGGAAGTGTCAGTTTAGATGATTTGATCGATACCGAATCCAAAGTTTACGAAGACAAAAACTTAAAATACATGTTATACGATAAAGAAGAGGCTTTATTGACAAATCCCCTTCTGTTTAAAACCCCAATTGTGAGAGATGGTAAAAAAGCTACAATTGGCTTTGTTCCTGAAATTTGGAAACAGTGGTTGAGCGAATCCAAAAAATAA
- a CDS encoding XRE family transcriptional regulator — protein sequence MEGQYEETTERNTSDQTVEEVLTVVLGETLKRRRLELGLSMEKLSQLSTVSRGMLGLIESGKTTPSIGILWKLSKTLRIPIGEMIPDLFSQSPRFIAANEGKVWASQKYPIKSRVLYQEERERFNIVEWILEQGKLTQFQHLPQAHDIKIYQVSGTSKIKLKHKSFQLEVGDSLFFPISELDSIENGSDIPAKFLWISSKKFR from the coding sequence ATGGAAGGACAATACGAGGAAACTACAGAACGAAACACATCGGACCAAACGGTTGAAGAGGTCTTAACAGTCGTACTTGGCGAAACTTTGAAACGACGTAGGCTCGAACTTGGTCTTTCTATGGAAAAACTCTCACAATTATCAACTGTCAGCCGGGGAATGCTCGGGCTCATTGAATCTGGAAAAACCACACCTAGCATTGGTATTTTATGGAAACTTTCCAAAACTCTCAGGATCCCGATTGGTGAAATGATTCCTGATTTGTTTTCTCAATCCCCACGTTTTATCGCAGCCAATGAAGGGAAAGTGTGGGCATCACAAAAATACCCAATAAAATCAAGGGTTTTATACCAAGAAGAAAGGGAACGATTTAACATTGTGGAATGGATTTTAGAACAAGGAAAATTAACCCAATTCCAACACCTCCCCCAAGCCCATGATATTAAAATTTACCAAGTCAGTGGAACTTCCAAAATCAAACTGAAACACAAATCCTTCCAATTAGAAGTTGGGGATAGTCTCTTTTTCCCGATTTCAGAACTTGATTCGATAGAGAATGGTTCTGACATTCCAGCGAAGTTTTTATGGATCTCATCTAAGAAATTTCGATAA
- a CDS encoding sulfurtransferase, with protein MKIQKTYGVYLFAISLFWALWLQLTAGPSKPHPKTKGETWFLTTKETLALPEFKTIDTRSFPSRVKEKMPNSIVLSWEDLSQKETPNRGKLLETKILQKKISSLGIETSDLIIVLGDGKNGWGEEGRIVWSLREVGYTKSFWFDGDVSSLKEVVNQRKNKMVSQGETNQSFLLAEKESQIHTDITKDDITKQLNIGSYQILDTREPREFSGSTPYGEFRGGHIPGAKSFFYQNLFDDHGKIKTKEEVENSLTQIGITKSKPIIAYCTGGVRSAFVVGILRSYGYNAYNYSGSMWEWSSYKDLPLEK; from the coding sequence ATGAAAATCCAGAAAACCTATGGAGTTTATCTATTTGCCATTTCATTATTTTGGGCCCTTTGGTTACAATTAACGGCAGGTCCATCCAAACCTCATCCCAAAACCAAAGGTGAAACTTGGTTCTTAACAACAAAAGAGACCCTGGCATTGCCAGAATTCAAGACAATTGACACTAGGTCTTTTCCTTCTCGTGTGAAAGAAAAAATGCCAAATTCAATTGTTCTCAGCTGGGAAGACCTTTCCCAGAAAGAAACTCCCAATCGAGGAAAACTACTTGAGACAAAAATCCTCCAAAAAAAAATTTCTAGTTTAGGAATTGAAACATCTGATCTCATCATTGTGTTAGGTGATGGAAAAAATGGATGGGGGGAAGAAGGTCGGATTGTCTGGAGTTTACGAGAAGTTGGATATACAAAGTCGTTTTGGTTTGATGGAGATGTGTCATCTTTGAAAGAAGTAGTAAATCAAAGAAAAAATAAAATGGTTTCTCAAGGGGAAACGAATCAATCTTTCTTATTAGCAGAAAAAGAAAGCCAAATTCATACAGATATCACAAAGGATGACATCACCAAACAATTAAACATAGGTTCTTACCAAATTTTAGATACAAGAGAACCACGAGAATTTTCTGGTTCCACACCTTATGGGGAATTCAGAGGAGGCCATATCCCTGGTGCAAAATCCTTTTTTTACCAAAATTTATTTGATGACCATGGTAAAATCAAAACAAAAGAAGAAGTTGAAAACTCACTCACACAAATAGGAATTACTAAGTCAAAACCAATCATTGCCTATTGTACTGGTGGTGTAAGATCTGCATTTGTTGTTGGCATCTTACGATCTTATGGTTATAACGCTTATAATTATTCAGGATCAATGTGGGAATGGTCTTCTTACAAAGACTTACCATTGGAAAAATAA
- a CDS encoding polyketide cyclase/dehydrase and lipid transport codes for MIETKVETLIHKSLPEVFSYVRNMLNQTSYNKSIHSVEAINQDATEYKIKIDLGIFHLNEIYKIEEVVENKLIIASCTANGMKFTDRYEFIENGNHCQLIISDKMELNGLFKLSEGLVRMNLKSQMNENLQSLKKILES; via the coding sequence ATGATAGAAACAAAAGTTGAAACGTTAATTCACAAATCCTTGCCTGAAGTTTTTAGTTATGTTCGCAATATGTTGAACCAAACTTCTTATAACAAAAGCATTCATTCGGTAGAAGCCATCAATCAAGATGCAACTGAATATAAAATTAAAATTGATTTAGGTATATTCCATTTAAACGAAATTTATAAAATTGAAGAAGTTGTAGAAAACAAACTAATCATTGCAAGTTGTACGGCCAATGGAATGAAGTTTACCGATAGATATGAATTTATAGAAAATGGGAACCATTGCCAATTGATCATTTCTGATAAAATGGAACTCAATGGCCTATTCAAACTGAGTGAAGGCCTTGTCAGAATGAATCTTAAATCACAAATGAATGAGAATCTACAGTCTTTAAAAAAGATTTTAGAATCTTAA